The Apium graveolens cultivar Ventura chromosome 3, ASM990537v1, whole genome shotgun sequence sequence acacaaaatatattccttcaactactacccccaaacttaaaatatttattgtcctcagtgaaggtaatagtaaggaatcaggaatacctactccgaatcagaatcatcaccctcaacgggtggagtgtcaggcgtgtctagaggtggatacacggagtcctcaccaaatactggccactgaatgtcaacaccggtggctctaaatgcagtcccaagtgcctggggtgagatcatgtgcaaaccgactatggatgtcgtgcatatcattcatcctcctcgctagatgcctatactgcgccgaactcaaaccagctccaacctctgcttctgctgcctcctgctgctgctgcgacgaaccagcctcctctcctaaCTGAGCTCCCCAAGCTGCTCGACGGGCCTGCGAAGAACCtccactactagaaaaatgcccTTAGACATCGGTAATTAGGAGGTTAAGAAGCACTATAAACATATGATAAGGAAGAACATTAAATTGATAGAAATCAGATTCTTAAAAGAAATGATGTCTTACTTTGTATAGTACATCGGTTGTTACAAAGAACCGATGTTAAATATGTCGTATCACATCGATTTCAATTAGGTTAGCGATGTTAAATATGACATATCACATCGGTTTCACTTAGGTTAATGATGTGAAAGTCCCTATTTACATTATTTTTTCTGTCAAAATTGTTGTGTTTTGCTTATTTTTTACATCAGTTGGTTGATaattaaaaactatatcaatacaAAAATAATCTTAAACGAGAACAAATATATACTATAAAACTTATATATCAGTATTCAACCAACAtatttctatatctacatctacATCAACATCAAAAACTATCTACTTACAATTACATTCTTAACCTATTTAGCTCACTAAAACCGCATTCCCAAGCAGTTCTCCCCGGATGGATATGCCGCTGAACCATAAATAGTATCAGCTGAAGCAAAGTTGGTAGCATCACGTACAGCTCCCACAAAAGCTCCACGCATTGTTCCCCTTCGAACTGGCTGATAATAATGGAGGAAGTGAGGAACATAATTAAAACACTGAATATATACAAGCTAACAAAGGGACTTGGAAACTAAATGCATCTCTTATCTACATGGTCGTATACTAGATGTTCAATTAGATAAACAACAGatatatcacataattccttATCATCAGCAAAAGACCTTTTAGACCATGTTATAAATGTATATATTGGGAACGAGATAATTAAGCTAAATGAATATCAATACCTCAACTGCTACTAGGGAAACACGACTTGATGCCTCACGGCCAGTGGCAAAGTATGCTAGATCTTGAGTTGCACACTCATGAGAGAGGATATCCCACTGCAATATTATCGTAAATGCTTTTACTTATAGGGAATTTGACATGACAATATTATTGATCCATTTTGTGTGGGATAAGGTCTACCTTGCTGCGGTTACTCCCAGAGTTAAGAAATTCGAAAACATCAAGTGGTGGGACTGGTAGTTTCAAAGATGTTGCAACAGTTATGATGACGCCACGAGGATGCCCTGGATTATCTACATTAAAGCTTGTCTTTACTAGTATGTTTTTACCATTCGTAGTTGGCAATGGTTGCCAATGGTTCTCCGTTGAACCTCTCACAGCCTCATTGTAACTTCTACTTATTCTCTGAGAGAGTTGCAGTAAGCTCTTCCAAAACATTAAATGAAGCTAAAACTTCAGTCGAGTTTAGAGCAGTTAGAAGCAACATTCAATTGAAGGAGCAGTAAGAATTTACCACTGTTGTCCTCCAGGAGTAATTTGAGTCTCTCACACTGCCTATGCAATGTAACTATCCAGCGTTTTGCATGAAATGCAAAGGCTGAAGAAACTAGTTCTCTGAACATGGTAGGAACGTAACTGTAATCACTTCATTATGCTCAATCCATGTAACCTGCAAATACCCGGTAAAATTCAAATGAAGATCTGTAACCTGGTTCTGATTGAAGGAATCATATAATTTCATTTTTGATTCTGAAATAAAGTTTTGACCTTGGAAAATCCATTTTCAAGGCCTTGGATTAAGCAAGGAAACATCCACCACTACCCATGTATTCGCAACCGTCATCTGTTTACAGTATCTTCCAAAATATATTTCCCTAGTCTTAAGCAGGGGTGAGGCAACACGAAATTCCGCTTTTACCTATTTAACATTTTGTAAAAAAGGAGAGGCTTAATGTATTATATCAAATATCATAAAATACAGGGTCAGTTTGACATTTAAGTTGTAAGATCACTCGAGCAAAATGAGCCCTGAAACTCTTGTTCAATACCAGATGATCTTGGTGAATTAATTAGAAAATGTAGCTACTAGTATATAAATACCACTTGCAAGGCGCCATTAGGATTTCCCAACCCCTCTCCATTTGACAGTACTCCAAGAACCGAGACTTCTGAGACAATATCACAGAAGACAAGTGACCATTGTTCCTACATAACAAAAACCATGAGAAAGTTTATAAATCAACATATGCACGGAAAATTGTTGTACTGTATTTAAATGGAAACTTAAAATACCTACCACATCAATAAAAACATCAACAATGTTTATGGGGTTCATTGGCACAATTTCTGTCTCTCGAAAGGCTTCAGTTTTAAAATCAGGTTGTTGTCCATTTATTAATTTAGCATTTTTGGAAAGCTCTGATGATAACTCGGTTGGCTCTCTGACTGAGAACAATCCTATGACTTCTTCTAGAGTTGAATCAAGAGATTCAAATCTCCGTTTACACTCGGGAACATTTAATGTCTGAGTTTCTTTCTCCTCTTCAAAAGTCCACAAGGGCGCTAAAGTGTAGGCTTTTTGTGTAAGGTCCTCAGCAGCTGCAACAGCTAGATCATAAATCCTGGTTTTATAAGTTTCACCATTTACCATAACTTGCATAAGAAGGTCCGTTGCATAAGAACCATCCAAGACCTGGACAAACTAATATGGGCATGCTCTGCAATCCAGACCTTGTCTCGTAAATTAGACATGTCTTGTAAATCAGAATACTCACTTTGCTTGATGTAAGTGTGGGACTGTGAATCACAAACTCGTCTGTTTTGGAATCAAATGTGGCAGTGGTTTCAAGACGTTCAGTTTGTGCATAGCAGCCAATGATTTGCATTTTTTGGGCAAGCGGCAACCACTTTTCTTGCTGTTCCTCAGTACCTTGTCCTTTTATAGCAGGAACAAACATTCCCTGGCCTGGAACAAAATACAGTATAGATGAGACAGTCAGGGACCTAATATAATGGGGGGTTTATTCACGCTTTTAAGGCAATGACACAATTTGTAGACAATACATATTTATAAGTCCAAGTACAACAAATGAGCCCCTTATGATGATTAACATACATAATTCACTTTCTACATTCCATCTGTAGATCAACATAAGCGGACAAATTCTACGACGGTAACCACAAAGAATAGAAGTTACCCAATGAAGATCTGTAAAGGTAGGTTCGTCTATAAAAAATCTTAGCTTAATTGCCTCTTCATCTgcaatattaaaattataaccaCGTAAGTAATTTAACCAAAACTACAGGTCATAATTTAACTCTTCTCGTCCTTTGTACAAAAAAATAACTTAAGAATTTTGATTAAAGACCTAGAAGTTAAATTTAGTTCATTGACCCGCTTAAATGCATAAGCTGATTTTTCAAGGGTGCACTTGAACAAGACCTTTTTGTCGAGCATAGTCCCTTTTGAACAAGAGGAACCAACACACATGCTGCACTCTGAAGACATGGATAAAATAACAGTTCAGATCATTAAGAAAATATAATATTTGGGACCATGCACAGCCACTGAAAAACACAACCTTCCCCCACTAATGTCAGAACATCAATGTAATCTTCAGCTATAAGCTAcacaaagaaaataatttatgcAAGTACGAAATGACAACGGTAAATTCTAATTCGAATAGGCTTTTCTCCAAAAATTCCGATTCAACATgaaattctaaaaaattaatATCAATACAACACCTGTCTGGCACTAACAATAACAAGGCCATCAGTACAGCTTATATAAATCTGTAAACCCAACTGTTTTCAAGATTAACAATACATACTTTTAATCGAGTAGATTAGAAGTTAATCTTACCTAATCTAGCAACCCCAACTTCTTTCAACACTAACAAAGCTCCAAAGATCTGTAAACAAAACTCTattaaaataaaaacataaattttgaaaataaattcgaaataaacttACTTTTCTCACATAAATGGAGTAGACCCAACTTCTTTCAACATTATTTAGCATCAATCGAGCTTGATTAGGAATTAATCGAGTTTAATTAAAGGTTTGTACAAATAGGGGTATAATTAGGTTTAGAGAGAGTGATTGAGAAGAGAGACAGTGAGAGAGACTGAGAGAAGAGAGACGAGAcagtgagagagaagagagaaaagagaagagagaatgagagagagaggagagaattagagagagagggagaaatGATTTTGGTTAACGGGGGAAATTGAGAATAAAGTTTTTGGTTGGGGGGATTTTTTGGTATATTAACGGGGAAAAAAAGAAGCGgaccttttttattttttttaaatgattatagacatcggttggttAAGGTACCGATGTCTTACAATAAATTTAATATCGGTTTTGAAGCGACCGATGTTAAAACTGCTTTTAACATCGGGgacatttctaaccgatgttaaaggggtgatttcgtaggcactatttctagtagtgctCCCACAAAAGTCTGATCTGCTGGTACACCACCTGGCAGATgatcataagaataaccaagccccttaggatcgggcttccctccataccactcctgcatactcaacagtgtagaactgtcgataggagcactgggaagctttAGCTGCTCATGTgtgggccaatgaacaccaactgccacacatAATTTTGTCACAACGGACGCATAGGGTATCACACCTGtggtacctcctctcaagaatctcaaaatcccctgataaatcaccatctcCAAATCAATGTAATtgccctgaagaataccccacatCAGACGAGCACTCTCcatagtaatctcatgcacatgagaagatggctTAATGTTAGCACAGATAAAAGAattccaagcccgtgcaaacctgttcatgcacgacgcagggaacatggagtaatcagtagtgcccctcttaaACTTCCAGTGAGTCTTAGGCACACACAGAGTCGCAATGATCAGATCCAAGTTGAAGTCCTcgggagtcttatcgttccaagtgtccttACCGGGCTTCCTCGTGGGCTGCTCAATCACCTTTCTAATGGCATCAGCACTGTACTCtacagtcatccccctaaccaccgtgaagccattcttctccgccttagcgttagcatagaactcccacacaacactcatgggcacagcagcgggagcttcacaaaaaggaacccaacccatctcaagaattatctccaacagcttaccatccttccctgatggcagaaaacctcgctccttagaAATAGGCTTTacgagaagcctcgtgtactcttCTTCAGCCTTAGGGGTTAAAAACCTTGGCCTCATaccacccgcagatgaagaatcggtggtgttgTTGCCTACTTGCGTTCTTTGTCTCTTCGGTGCCATTGgaattgaataagagagaataaaaactaagtgcttgagagagatttgtgtttgagaatttgtgaagtggtggaaaagtttgtgtataagtgtgtgtatttataggtggag is a genomic window containing:
- the LOC141713283 gene encoding homeobox-leucine zipper protein MERISTEM L1-like isoform X1 — encoded protein: MQVMVNGETYKTRIYDLAVAAAEDLTQKAYTLAPLWTFEEEKETQTLNVPECKRRFESLDSTLEEVIGLFSVREPTELSSELSKNAKLINGQQPDFKTEAFRETEIVPMNPINIVDVFIDVEQWSLVFCDIVSEVSVLGVLSNGEGLGNPNGALQVVKAEFRVASPLLKTREIYFGRYCKQMTVANTWVVVDVSLLNPRP
- the LOC141713283 gene encoding putative peroxisomal acyl-coenzyme A oxidase 1.2 isoform X3 translates to MLNNVERSWVYSIYVRKIFGALLVLKEVGVARLGQGMFVPAIKGQGTEEQQEKWLPLAQKMQIIGCYAQTERLETTATFDSKTDEFVIHSPTLTSSKVSILIYKTCLIYETRSGLQSMPILVCPGLGWFLCNGPSYASYGKW
- the LOC141713283 gene encoding homeobox-leucine zipper protein ROC7-like isoform X2; translated protein: MFWKSLLQLSQRISRSYNEAVRGSTENHWQPLPTTNGKNILVKTSFNVDNPGHPRGVIITVATSLKLPVPPLDVFEFLNSGSNRSKWDILSHECATQDLAYFATGREASSRVSLVAVEPVRRGTMRGAFVGAVRDATNFASADTIYGSAAYPSGENCLGMRF